From one Microbacterium sp. 10M-3C3 genomic stretch:
- a CDS encoding GuaB3 family IMP dehydrogenase-related protein, which translates to MEIDLGRAKRARRAYTFDDIAVVPSRRTRNPEDVSTAWTIDAFPFSIPVLGAPMDSVVSPRTAIMLGQLGGLGVLDLEGLWTRYDDPEPLLDEIASLGDTEATRRMQELYAEPIKPELVRDRLAEIRAAGVTVAGALTPQRTQELYETVVAAGVDLFVIRGTTVSAEHVSSVAAPLNLKKFIYDLDVPVIVGGAGTYTAALHLMRTGAAGVLVGFGGGAASTTRATLGIHAPMATAVADVAGARRDYLDESGGRYVHVIADGGVGTSGDIVKALAMGADAVMLGVALARATDAPGRGFHWGPEAHHPQLPRGHRVRVPQIGPLEEILYGPAPVADGTANLIGALRKSMATTGYSDLKEFQRVDVVVAPYGH; encoded by the coding sequence ATGGAGATCGACCTCGGCCGCGCCAAGCGCGCCCGCCGCGCCTACACGTTCGACGACATCGCCGTCGTGCCGTCCCGGCGCACGCGCAACCCCGAGGACGTCTCGACGGCGTGGACGATCGACGCCTTCCCGTTCTCGATTCCCGTGCTCGGCGCACCGATGGACTCCGTCGTGAGCCCGCGCACCGCGATCATGCTCGGGCAGCTCGGCGGCCTCGGCGTCCTCGACCTCGAGGGCCTGTGGACGCGCTACGACGACCCCGAGCCGCTGCTGGACGAGATCGCCTCGCTCGGCGACACCGAGGCGACCCGGCGGATGCAGGAGCTCTACGCCGAGCCGATCAAGCCCGAGCTCGTGCGCGACCGCCTCGCCGAGATCCGCGCGGCCGGCGTGACCGTCGCCGGTGCGCTCACCCCGCAGCGCACGCAGGAGCTGTACGAGACCGTCGTGGCGGCGGGCGTCGACCTCTTCGTCATCCGCGGCACCACGGTGTCGGCCGAGCACGTGTCGAGCGTTGCGGCGCCGCTGAATCTCAAGAAGTTCATCTACGACCTCGACGTGCCCGTCATCGTCGGCGGCGCGGGCACGTACACCGCCGCGCTGCACCTCATGCGCACGGGCGCCGCGGGTGTCCTCGTCGGCTTCGGCGGGGGAGCGGCCTCGACGACGCGTGCGACGCTCGGCATCCACGCTCCGATGGCCACGGCGGTCGCCGACGTCGCCGGTGCACGCCGCGACTACCTCGACGAGTCGGGCGGGCGCTACGTGCACGTCATCGCCGACGGAGGCGTGGGCACGTCGGGCGACATCGTGAAGGCGCTCGCGATGGGCGCCGACGCGGTGATGCTCGGCGTCGCGCTCGCGCGCGCGACCGATGCGCCGGGCCGCGGGTTCCACTGGGGTCCCGAGGCGCATCACCCGCAGCTGCCGCGCGGTCACCGGGTGCGCGTTCCGCAGATCGGTCCTCTCGAGGAGATCCTGTACGGCCCGGCGCCCGTCGCCGACGGCACGGCGAACCTCATCGGGGCCCTCCGCAAGTCGATGGCCACCACGGGCTACTCCGACCTCAAGGAGTTCCAGCGCGTCGACGTGGTCGTGGCGCCGTACGGACACTGA
- a CDS encoding DHA2 family efflux MFS transporter permease subunit, producing the protein MTTSPPRRRPFGLVVAAASVPMFMATLDNLVMTNALPVLHRDLGATVAQLQWFVNAYTLAFAGFILVASALGDRFGRRTVFVAGIAVFALGSVFAALSADPAQLIAARAVQGFGAAGVMPLSLALISGGVAPERRPLAIGIWGGVSGLGVAVGPLVGGAIMEGWSWQTIFWVNVPVAVIAIPFALWALANDRGRATRIDVIGAALAGIGVLALVHVIVRGNDDGWGSFGVIAELALGVALLVGFVVRQARTTSPLVPLRLFRDRSFSITNAVGFAFTFGTFGAVFLLIQYLQVVGGSTPLEAALQTTPWTLAPMIVAPLAGMLAPRVGTRALLIAGLVLQGVALAWIAALLSPDLDYPALIAPFVFAGVGMGLVFAPLATALLATLGVADHATASGVNSTVREIGLALGTAVMTAIFLGAGGELLPDRYVDAARPAVFVGAAVLAVAALLATTLPAGRRVSTVDAAEERAAAMIG; encoded by the coding sequence ATGACCACCTCACCCCCGCGCCGCCGGCCCTTCGGGCTCGTCGTGGCCGCCGCATCCGTGCCGATGTTCATGGCGACACTCGACAACCTCGTCATGACGAACGCCCTGCCCGTGCTGCACCGCGACCTCGGCGCGACCGTCGCGCAGCTGCAATGGTTCGTCAACGCCTACACGCTCGCGTTCGCGGGCTTCATCCTCGTCGCCTCCGCCCTCGGCGACCGGTTCGGGCGCCGCACGGTGTTCGTCGCCGGCATCGCCGTGTTCGCGCTCGGGTCGGTCTTCGCGGCGCTGAGCGCCGACCCGGCGCAGCTCATCGCGGCGCGGGCCGTGCAGGGCTTCGGGGCCGCGGGAGTCATGCCCCTGTCGCTCGCGCTCATCTCCGGCGGCGTCGCCCCCGAGCGGCGACCGCTCGCGATCGGCATCTGGGGCGGCGTCTCGGGGCTCGGCGTCGCGGTCGGACCGCTGGTCGGGGGCGCGATCATGGAGGGCTGGTCGTGGCAGACGATCTTCTGGGTCAACGTGCCGGTCGCCGTCATCGCGATCCCGTTCGCCCTGTGGGCCCTCGCGAACGACCGCGGCCGCGCTACGCGGATCGATGTCATCGGTGCGGCACTGGCCGGCATCGGCGTCCTCGCGCTCGTCCACGTGATCGTGCGCGGCAACGACGACGGCTGGGGATCGTTCGGGGTCATCGCCGAGCTCGCCCTCGGCGTCGCGCTGCTGGTCGGGTTCGTGGTCCGTCAGGCGCGCACCACGTCGCCGCTCGTACCCCTGCGCCTGTTCCGCGACCGCTCCTTCAGCATCACCAACGCCGTCGGCTTCGCCTTCACCTTCGGCACCTTCGGCGCGGTGTTCCTCCTCATCCAGTACCTGCAGGTCGTCGGCGGCTCGACGCCCCTCGAGGCGGCGCTGCAGACGACGCCGTGGACGCTCGCGCCCATGATCGTCGCACCGCTGGCCGGCATGCTCGCCCCGCGCGTCGGCACTCGTGCGCTGCTGATCGCGGGCCTCGTCCTCCAGGGCGTCGCGCTCGCGTGGATCGCGGCGCTCCTCTCCCCTGACCTGGACTACCCCGCACTCATCGCCCCGTTCGTGTTCGCGGGCGTCGGCATGGGTCTCGTCTTCGCCCCCTTGGCGACGGCGCTGCTGGCCACGCTCGGCGTCGCCGACCACGCGACCGCGTCGGGCGTCAACTCGACCGTGCGCGAGATCGGCCTGGCCCTGGGCACCGCCGTCATGACCGCGATCTTCCTCGGCGCCGGCGGCGAGCTGCTGCCCGACCGCTACGTGGATGCGGCGCGGCCGGCCGTGTTCGTCGGCGCTGCGGTGCTCGCCGTCGCCGCGCTCCTGGCCACGACCCTGCCGGCCGGGCGCCGCGTCTCGACCGTCGACGCGGCGGAGGAGCGCGCGGCCGCGATGATCGGCTGA
- a CDS encoding TMEM175 family protein, which produces MLRGRAFHPESTLSTRRLEAYTDGVFAIAATLLVLDLTGRTFGKVTSDAQLWVALAGLASPAFTFVLSFALLSLMWVTHVSQFEYIARIDAVGVWINNVRLLFVVLVPFTSTLLTDYSDQVAGRMLLPVNFFLVISCSWLQWSWAARRREVTMPGLSADDARRWARGALSAVLISAAVVALSPLIGSIAFFLFALDGPLTKLLGGGAMTHMEPAAEQDE; this is translated from the coding sequence ATGCTCCGCGGCCGTGCCTTCCACCCCGAGTCGACGCTGTCGACGAGGCGGCTGGAGGCCTACACCGACGGGGTGTTCGCGATCGCGGCCACACTGCTCGTGCTGGATCTCACCGGGCGAACCTTCGGGAAGGTGACCTCCGACGCGCAGCTGTGGGTCGCGCTCGCCGGTCTCGCGAGCCCCGCGTTCACGTTCGTGCTCAGCTTCGCTCTGCTGAGCCTCATGTGGGTCACGCACGTCTCCCAGTTCGAGTACATCGCTCGGATCGACGCGGTGGGCGTGTGGATCAACAACGTGCGCCTGCTCTTCGTCGTGCTCGTGCCCTTCACCTCGACGCTCCTGACCGACTACTCCGACCAGGTGGCGGGGCGGATGCTGCTGCCGGTGAACTTCTTCCTCGTCATCTCGTGCTCGTGGCTGCAGTGGTCGTGGGCTGCGCGCCGGCGCGAGGTGACGATGCCGGGTCTGTCCGCCGATGACGCCCGGCGCTGGGCGCGCGGTGCGCTCAGCGCCGTGCTCATCTCGGCCGCCGTCGTCGCGCTCTCGCCGCTGATCGGGTCGATCGCGTTCTTCCTGTTCGCCCTGGACGGCCCGCTGACGAAGCTGCTCGGCGGCGGGGCCATGACGCACATGGAGCCCGCCGCCGAGCAGGACGAGTGA
- a CDS encoding TetR/AcrR family transcriptional regulator has protein sequence MTSVSEDAPRRLSSDERRAQILSAALAVFGAKGYVGTTTDDVARAASVSQPYVVRLFGTKEKLFLEVLDDAVEQLLATFRDVLAAGADDLEERMGDAYIDMLRVRGLHQLLSHAFLLGAHPVIGPAARACFLRVWRFLRDETHMDADAARAFLAEGMLLNTMIGLRLVDDADDAGVAELLRACFPPDTRAVLDVVPRGDEPW, from the coding sequence ATGACTTCCGTCAGCGAGGACGCGCCACGACGGCTCAGCTCCGACGAGCGCCGCGCGCAGATCCTGTCCGCCGCACTCGCCGTCTTCGGCGCGAAGGGGTACGTCGGCACGACGACGGACGACGTCGCACGCGCCGCATCCGTGTCCCAGCCCTACGTCGTGCGCCTCTTCGGCACCAAGGAGAAGCTCTTCCTCGAGGTGCTCGACGATGCCGTCGAACAGCTGCTCGCCACCTTCCGCGACGTGCTCGCCGCCGGGGCCGACGACCTCGAGGAGCGCATGGGCGACGCCTACATCGACATGCTGCGCGTGCGCGGACTGCACCAGCTGCTCTCGCACGCGTTCCTGCTCGGCGCGCACCCCGTCATCGGCCCCGCCGCGCGCGCGTGCTTCCTCCGCGTGTGGCGCTTCCTCCGCGACGAGACGCATATGGACGCCGACGCGGCGCGCGCGTTCCTGGCCGAGGGCATGCTCCTGAACACGATGATCGGCCTGAGGCTCGTCGACGACGCCGACGACGCCGGTGTGGCCGAGCTCCTCCGGGCCTGCTTCCCGCCGGACACGCGCGCCGTGCTCGACGTCGTGCCGCGCGGCGACGAGCCCTGGTAG